The following coding sequences are from one Caballeronia sp. Lep1P3 window:
- the tnpB gene encoding IS66 family insertion sequence element accessory protein TnpB (TnpB, as the term is used for proteins encoded by IS66 family insertion elements, is considered an accessory protein, since TnpC, encoded by a neighboring gene, is a DDE family transposase.): MRCGFQGLAAKVQTALEENPLGGNVFIFRGRRGDLVKLLWATDDGLWLLAKRLERGRFIWPQADGGKIHLSSAQLSMLLEGIDWRHPQRTAALSML, translated from the coding sequence ATGCGCTGCGGCTTCCAGGGGCTGGCCGCGAAAGTGCAGACGGCGCTCGAAGAGAATCCGCTGGGCGGCAACGTATTTATCTTCCGCGGCCGCCGCGGCGATCTCGTGAAGCTGCTTTGGGCGACCGACGATGGGCTCTGGCTGCTCGCAAAACGATTGGAGCGAGGCCGGTTTATCTGGCCCCAGGCCGACGGTGGAAAAATCCATCTGTCGAGCGCACAGCTGTCGATGCTCCTCGAAGGCATCGACTGGCGACACCCGCAACGCACCGCTGCTCTGTCGATGTTGTAA
- a CDS encoding IS3 family transposase (programmed frameshift): protein MAYKQTYSVEFKEQALSKVLQRGPRTVGAVADELNVNVLTLRKWMRGAAAAKRSSGSEHARRPEDWSLEERLMALQESHGLVDEALNSWCRERGLFAHHLAQWRADFCTVGGTGSRRESATEVRDLKQANFELQRELKRKEKALAEAAALLVLQKKPPCAVRGRGRMTVPEERKALIDLISEATLAGARQARACSILGLSARTVQRWQRGEPDAVDGRSLRHHAPRHKLSADERAELLAIANSPEFGHLPPSQIVPRLADQQRYIASESTFYRVLKAEKQLAHRRSERPAQARSKPRSVCADAPNQLYSWDITYLPTTVRGQYFYLYLFLDVFSRKIVGWQVYAEESSVLASEVLKDLCAREAIQPAQVILHSDNGGPMKGATMLATLQALGVMPSLSRPGVSNDNPYSESLFKTLKYRPAYPLKAFDTLFAARTWVGALVRWYNEEHRHSAIRFVTPAQRHANLDQDILDRRAALYEYARQRNPLRWKGPTRNWQRVDAVHLNPDRIDNQGGTPRRPNQERKAA from the exons ATCGCGTACAAACAAACGTATTCTGTTGAATTTAAGGAACAGGCGCTGTCGAAGGTCCTGCAGCGCGGCCCCCGAACGGTTGGAGCAGTGGCCGACGAATTGAACGTGAACGTACTGACGTTAAGGAAGTGGATGAGAGGCGCCGCCGCCGCGAAGCGGAGCTCGGGCTCCGAACACGCAAGACGTCCGGAAGACTGGTCGCTGGAAGAACGGCTGATGGCCTTGCAGGAGAGCCACGGGTTGGTCGACGAAGCGTTGAACAGCTGGTGTCGCGAGCGCGGCCTGTTCGCACATCATCTCGCGCAGTGGCGAGCGGATTTTTGCACGGTCGGTGGAACCGGTAGTCGGCGCGAGAGCGCCACGGAAGTCCGGGATCTGAAGCAGGCCAATTTCGAGCTGCAGCGCGAACTCAAACGCAAGGAGAAGGCGCTGGCTGAAGCTGCGGCGCTGTTGGTGCTGCAAAAAAAGC CACCGTGCGCTGTTCGGGGGCGAGGCCGAATGACGGTCCCTGAAGAGCGCAAGGCATTGATCGACCTGATCAGCGAGGCGACCCTGGCCGGGGCTCGCCAGGCGCGTGCGTGCAGCATTCTAGGGCTCAGTGCTCGAACGGTTCAGCGCTGGCAGCGCGGCGAACCTGACGCGGTGGACGGGCGCTCGTTACGGCATCACGCGCCGCGTCACAAGCTCTCTGCCGACGAACGCGCCGAGCTTCTGGCGATCGCGAACTCGCCCGAATTCGGTCATCTGCCGCCAAGCCAGATCGTGCCTCGACTGGCAGACCAGCAACGCTATATCGCCTCCGAATCGACGTTCTACCGGGTCCTGAAGGCCGAGAAGCAACTCGCACACCGGCGCAGCGAACGGCCGGCACAGGCACGCAGCAAACCCCGTTCGGTTTGCGCCGATGCACCGAACCAATTGTATAGCTGGGACATCACGTATCTGCCGACCACGGTTCGTGGGCAGTACTTCTACTTGTATCTGTTTCTCGACGTGTTCAGTCGCAAAATTGTCGGCTGGCAGGTGTATGCCGAGGAAAGCAGCGTGCTGGCCAGCGAAGTCCTCAAGGACCTCTGCGCGCGCGAAGCGATACAGCCCGCCCAGGTGATTTTGCATTCGGACAACGGCGGCCCGATGAAAGGCGCGACGATGCTTGCCACCCTTCAGGCGCTGGGCGTCATGCCGTCGCTGAGTCGCCCGGGCGTGAGCAACGACAACCCTTACTCCGAGTCGTTGTTCAAGACCCTAAAGTATCGACCTGCTTATCCGCTCAAGGCATTCGATACCCTGTTTGCCGCGCGCACGTGGGTGGGCGCACTGGTGCGCTGGTACAACGAGGAGCATCGTCACAGCGCGATCCGGTTCGTCACGCCGGCGCAGCGTCATGCCAACCTCGATCAGGACATTCTGGATCGACGCGCGGCGCTCTACGAGTACGCCCGGCAACGCAATCCGCTTCGGTGGAAAGGCCCAACGCGCAACTGGCAACGCGTCGATGCTGTGCACCTGAACCCGGATCGAATCGATAACCAGGGCGGTACCCCACGACGCCCTAACCAGGAGAGAAAGGCAGCCTGA
- a CDS encoding IS66 family transposase: MPINVTITAEELKALLAERDAARALREEQEALRGALRLMTAERDLAEERLRAYRRELFGAKSEARDSDQLGLFNEAEVLGANSAPAQEDTPETTVGAHKRKKRGHRKPLDPNLPREVVRHELPEAERFCTNDGQALVEIGAEISEQLDVIPEQLRVIQHQRVKYACPCCDLGIKVTPAPPRIIARGLLSEAALAWIATGKYQFGVPLYRQAGLLCRFGGDISSNTIAASMVRVGLATQPVINLMRDALLDAELIYCDETTFQVLKEKGRKPQTKSYLWAQMTNSGIPIRCFSYTPGRGAKLADKLFTGIRKGAVLMTDGYEPYNDIAQRYDLVHLGCWAHLRRYFIKAEENVPKAARSPDLLATRFITLIGKLFTAEARSKKWAAERRQRLRRRYSTRILDAIYALALAESPGVVPKSLLGKALTYLREQWPKLIRYVENGTWAISNNPCENAIRPFVVGRRSWLFSDTVAGANASANLYSLIETCKAGGIDPYRYLHWLFQRLPLARTVDDYDALLPWKMPADLR; encoded by the coding sequence ATGCCGATCAATGTCACGATCACCGCCGAGGAATTGAAGGCGTTGCTCGCCGAGCGCGATGCTGCTCGTGCATTGCGAGAAGAACAGGAGGCCTTACGCGGCGCCTTGCGGCTTATGACCGCAGAGCGCGATCTTGCTGAGGAGCGACTCCGAGCCTACCGTCGCGAACTGTTCGGCGCCAAGAGCGAGGCACGAGATTCTGATCAACTTGGCTTGTTCAACGAAGCCGAGGTGCTCGGCGCGAACAGCGCGCCTGCTCAAGAAGACACGCCGGAGACGACGGTTGGCGCGCACAAGCGCAAGAAGCGCGGTCACCGCAAGCCGCTTGATCCCAATCTACCGCGCGAGGTCGTGCGGCACGAACTGCCCGAAGCCGAACGCTTTTGCACGAACGATGGACAAGCGCTCGTCGAGATCGGCGCGGAGATCAGCGAGCAGCTCGATGTGATCCCCGAGCAGCTTCGAGTGATCCAACACCAGCGCGTTAAATATGCGTGTCCGTGCTGCGATCTCGGCATCAAGGTCACTCCAGCGCCGCCGCGCATCATCGCGCGCGGACTGTTGAGCGAAGCGGCGCTCGCATGGATCGCCACCGGCAAATATCAGTTCGGCGTGCCGCTCTATCGCCAGGCCGGTTTGCTGTGTCGCTTCGGCGGAGACATCTCGTCGAACACGATCGCCGCCAGCATGGTTCGCGTTGGCCTCGCGACCCAGCCCGTGATCAACCTCATGCGCGATGCGTTGCTTGATGCCGAACTGATCTACTGTGACGAGACGACGTTCCAGGTACTGAAAGAGAAAGGGCGCAAGCCGCAAACGAAGAGCTACCTCTGGGCGCAGATGACCAATTCAGGCATCCCCATCCGCTGCTTCAGCTATACGCCCGGACGCGGTGCCAAGCTGGCCGACAAGCTGTTCACGGGGATCCGCAAGGGCGCCGTTCTGATGACTGATGGCTACGAGCCCTACAACGACATCGCTCAACGCTACGACCTCGTGCACCTCGGGTGTTGGGCACACCTAAGACGGTACTTCATCAAAGCGGAGGAGAACGTGCCGAAAGCCGCGCGTTCGCCCGATCTGCTCGCGACACGCTTCATCACGCTGATCGGCAAGCTGTTCACTGCGGAGGCCCGCTCTAAGAAATGGGCAGCTGAGCGACGACAGCGACTGCGACGTCGATACAGCACGCGCATACTCGACGCCATCTACGCTTTAGCCCTCGCGGAGTCGCCCGGCGTCGTACCAAAAAGTTTGCTCGGAAAGGCACTGACCTATCTGCGCGAGCAGTGGCCGAAGCTGATCCGCTACGTCGAGAACGGCACTTGGGCCATCTCGAACAACCCTTGCGAGAATGCGATTCGCCCCTTCGTCGTCGGGCGCCGCTCATGGCTTTTTAGCGACACCGTAGCGGGGGCGAACGCAAGTGCAAACCTCTACAGCCTGATCGAAACCTGCAAAGCCGGGGGCATCGATCCCTATCGCTACCTTCACTGGTTGTTCCAACGTCTTCCTCTGGCGAGGACCGTTGACGACTACGACGCGCTGCTTCCTTGGAAGATGCCCGCAGATCTCCGCTGA
- the tnpB gene encoding IS66 family insertion sequence element accessory protein TnpB (TnpB, as the term is used for proteins encoded by IS66 family insertion elements, is considered an accessory protein, since TnpC, encoded by a neighboring gene, is a DDE family transposase.), which yields MFRFDDNLKVYLHRDPVDFRYGMNSLSILVEQSMRLNPMDTSLYIFGNRRRDRIKILGWDGSGFWLFIKRLESSHFIWPDNKAEIVTMTSNVLHALLDGDDITAIRRHPKQEYRRVS from the coding sequence GTGTTCCGGTTCGACGATAATCTGAAGGTCTACCTGCACCGCGATCCTGTCGACTTCCGCTACGGCATGAACAGTCTGTCGATTCTCGTCGAGCAGTCGATGCGCCTAAATCCGATGGACACGTCGCTTTACATCTTCGGAAACCGACGTCGTGACCGGATAAAGATACTTGGCTGGGACGGCAGTGGTTTCTGGCTTTTTATAAAACGATTGGAGAGCAGCCACTTCATCTGGCCAGACAACAAGGCTGAGATCGTGACGATGACGAGCAACGTGTTGCACGCGTTGCTCGATGGCGATGACATCACCGCGATACGACGGCATCCGAAGCAGGAATATCGCCGCGTGAGCTGA
- a CDS encoding transposase, which produces MTEDRDLRSRLVVGAKRDGRREYDPQAREELVQLCMTSGVSIARTAMQYGLNPNLLREWITRYQKTHAARNSADKELRPADRASLDVTPPALRTDATDVPSPFVPVVQGAVTVERAVSARTPSITVALHIRLPNGVEFDIAEATIDELTTVVQMLGRMPCSGSTII; this is translated from the coding sequence ATGACAGAAGATCGAGACTTGCGTAGCCGTCTGGTAGTCGGCGCGAAACGGGATGGTCGCCGGGAATACGATCCGCAAGCCCGCGAGGAACTGGTCCAGTTGTGCATGACGTCCGGCGTTTCGATAGCCCGGACGGCGATGCAATACGGCTTGAACCCGAATCTGTTGCGCGAGTGGATCACGCGCTATCAGAAGACACATGCGGCGCGGAATTCGGCGGATAAGGAACTGAGACCAGCAGACAGGGCATCGCTTGATGTCACGCCGCCTGCCTTGCGGACTGACGCGACCGACGTGCCATCACCATTTGTACCGGTCGTTCAGGGGGCTGTGACGGTTGAACGAGCGGTGTCCGCGCGCACACCATCGATCACGGTTGCCTTGCACATACGTTTGCCTAACGGTGTTGAGTTCGACATCGCAGAGGCGACCATCGACGAGCTGACCACCGTGGTCCAGATGCTCGGGAGGATGCCGTGTTCCGGTTCGACGATAATCTGA
- a CDS encoding IS3 family transposase (programmed frameshift) — translation MKAKQTYSVEFKEQALSKVLQRGPRTVGAVADELNVNVLTLRKWMRGAAAAKRSSGSEHARRPEDWSLEERLMALQESHGLVDEALNSWCRERGLFAHHLAQWRADFCTVGGTGSRRESATEVRDLKQANFELQRELKRKEKALAEAAALLVLQKKPPCAVRGRGRMTVPEERKALIDLISEATLAGARQARACSILGLSARTVQRWQRGEPDAVDGRSLRHHAPRHKLSADERAELLAIANSPEFGHLPPSQIVPRLADQQRYIASESTFYRVLKAEKQLAHRRSERPAQARSKPRSVCADAPNQLYSWDITYLPTTVRGQYFYLYLFLDVFSRKIVGWQVYAEESSVLASEVLKDLCAREAIQPAQVILHSDNGGPMKGATMLATLQALGVMPSLSRPGVSNDNPYSESLFKTLKYRPAYPLKAFDTLFAARTWVGALVRWYNEEHRHSAIRFVTPAQRHANLDQDILDRRAALYEYARQRNPLRWKGPTRNWQRVDAVHLNPDRIDNQGGTPRRPNQERKAA, via the exons GTGAAGGCGAAACAAACGTATTCTGTTGAATTTAAGGAACAGGCGCTGTCGAAGGTCCTGCAGCGCGGCCCCCGAACGGTTGGAGCAGTGGCCGACGAATTGAACGTGAACGTACTGACGTTAAGGAAGTGGATGAGAGGCGCCGCCGCCGCGAAGCGGAGCTCGGGCTCCGAACACGCAAGACGTCCGGAAGACTGGTCGCTGGAAGAACGGCTGATGGCCTTGCAGGAGAGCCACGGGTTGGTCGACGAAGCGTTGAACAGCTGGTGTCGCGAGCGCGGCCTGTTCGCACATCATCTCGCGCAGTGGCGAGCGGATTTTTGCACGGTCGGTGGAACCGGTAGTCGGCGCGAGAGCGCCACGGAAGTCCGGGATCTGAAGCAGGCCAATTTCGAGCTGCAGCGCGAACTCAAACGCAAGGAGAAGGCGCTGGCTGAAGCTGCGGCGCTGTTGGTGCTGCAAAAAAAGC CACCGTGCGCTGTTCGGGGGCGAGGCCGAATGACGGTCCCTGAAGAGCGCAAGGCATTGATCGACCTGATCAGCGAGGCGACCCTGGCCGGGGCTCGCCAGGCGCGTGCGTGCAGCATTCTAGGGCTCAGTGCTCGAACGGTTCAGCGCTGGCAGCGCGGCGAACCTGACGCGGTGGACGGGCGCTCGTTACGGCATCACGCGCCGCGTCACAAGCTCTCTGCCGACGAACGCGCCGAGCTTCTGGCGATCGCGAACTCGCCCGAATTCGGTCATCTGCCGCCAAGCCAGATCGTGCCTCGACTGGCAGACCAGCAACGCTATATCGCCTCCGAATCGACGTTCTACCGGGTCCTGAAGGCCGAGAAGCAACTCGCACACCGGCGCAGCGAACGGCCGGCACAGGCACGCAGCAAACCCCGTTCGGTTTGCGCCGATGCACCGAACCAATTGTATAGCTGGGACATCACGTATCTGCCGACCACGGTTCGTGGGCAGTACTTCTACTTGTATCTGTTTCTCGACGTGTTCAGTCGCAAAATTGTCGGCTGGCAGGTGTATGCCGAGGAAAGCAGCGTGCTGGCCAGCGAAGTCCTCAAGGACCTCTGCGCGCGCGAAGCGATACAGCCCGCCCAGGTGATTTTGCATTCGGACAACGGCGGCCCGATGAAAGGCGCGACGATGCTTGCCACCCTTCAGGCGCTGGGCGTCATGCCGTCGCTGAGTCGCCCGGGCGTGAGCAACGACAACCCTTACTCCGAGTCGTTGTTCAAGACCCTAAAGTATCGACCTGCTTATCCGCTCAAGGCATTCGATACCCTGTTTGCCGCGCGCACGTGGGTGGGCGCACTGGTGCGCTGGTACAACGAGGAGCATCGTCACAGCGCGATCCGGTTCGTCACGCCGGCGCAGCGTCATGCCAACCTCGATCAGGACATTCTGGATCGACGCGCGGCGCTCTACGAGTACGCCCGGCAACGCAATCCGCTTCGGTGGAAAGGCCCAACGCGCAACTGGCAACGCGTCGATGCTGTGCACCTGAACCCGGATCGAATCGATAACCAGGGCGGTACCCCACGACGCCCTAACCAGGAGAGAAAGGCAGCCTGA
- a CDS encoding sensor histidine kinase KdpD: MSDLIDNLLDFARGRLGGGLELHQEKRSIEPAFLQVIDEIRSAWPDRTIETRLNLELPFEGDHARLSQLFSNLLANAITRGASDQPIRVVDSNDSNGLTLSVANAGEGIPPAAMEKLFQPFQRDSKRPAQQGLGLGLFIASQIALAHGGSLKVMSDSTETVFTLDIPAS; encoded by the coding sequence ATGAGCGACCTGATCGACAACCTTCTCGATTTTGCACGAGGCCGCCTTGGCGGCGGGCTTGAGCTACATCAAGAGAAGCGATCTATCGAACCTGCGTTCCTGCAGGTGATCGATGAGATCCGCTCGGCATGGCCGGATAGAACGATTGAAACGCGCTTGAACCTGGAACTGCCGTTCGAGGGCGACCATGCACGACTGAGTCAGCTGTTTTCGAATTTGCTGGCGAATGCCATTACGCGTGGAGCAAGCGATCAACCCATCCGCGTTGTCGATTCGAATGACTCAAACGGCCTGACGCTGTCGGTGGCGAACGCCGGGGAGGGGATTCCCCCCGCGGCGATGGAAAAGCTATTCCAGCCGTTCCAGCGCGATTCAAAACGGCCCGCGCAACAAGGGTTGGGCCTCGGTCTTTTTATCGCGTCGCAGATTGCATTGGCACACGGAGGGTCATTGAAGGTGATGTCCGATAGCACGGAGACCGTATTCACGTTGGATATCCCGGCCTCGTAA
- a CDS encoding RNA chaperone Hfq: protein MSINASDIQADFLSAFAREEKVVWVFLVNGIKLTGQLLAFDQYVLALQCPTGIQTVFKSAVSTVCEAHVVEHRRTRDRSAMSRERPPARGDHR from the coding sequence ATGTCCATCAATGCGAGCGACATTCAAGCGGATTTCCTAAGTGCCTTCGCGCGTGAAGAGAAAGTCGTTTGGGTGTTTCTGGTCAACGGCATCAAACTGACGGGCCAGTTGCTGGCGTTCGACCAATACGTTCTTGCGCTGCAGTGCCCGACGGGGATTCAGACGGTGTTCAAAAGCGCTGTGTCGACCGTCTGCGAAGCGCATGTTGTCGAGCATCGCCGAACGAGAGATCGTTCGGCGATGTCGCGCGAGCGTCCGCCCGCCAGGGGAGATCATCGTTAA